From the genome of Podospora bellae-mahoneyi strain CBS 112042 chromosome 2, whole genome shotgun sequence:
TGCTTTGAGCCTATCAAGAATGTCAGCAATAGGCTCGCGAGGTACCAACAAGAGCACTCACCTCATATGCAAATGCTCATCAGCAGTCAACACCTTCCTCTCGGCATACGGATTCCCCTGCTTCGCCTGCGCATCCTCCTCATGATTCCTAACCCTCTCACTCGGCACAGGCTCCAACAGCGTCGTCCCCACAGGGTGGCAGAAAAACGCAATCGAGTACCTTGGCTCAGTATCCGTCTCACCAGCCACAGACGTCTTGCCCGGACCAGGAAACACCACCCTGTGAACTGTGCTCCTGAGCAGCCCATTAGTCCAGTAAGAAAGCAAATCCCCGATGTTCAACAGGATAGGAGGGGAAGGATCATTCTCAGTCCCCGGTGGCACCACAGGAACAGGAGCCCACGTCTTCCCGTCTTGGGTCAGAATCTCCAGACCAGCCTGTCCCTTGAGGCGGAAGAGAAGGGTCATGGAACCGTAGTCAGAATGAGCCCCTGCGCGaacatcctcctcacgaTTTGCGTCAGGGGTATCGGAGTGGGGCGGATAGTAGAGGAACCGGAGGATGGTTCCCGAAGCGCCCCTTTCGCGGACGTGAGCGTTCTTAAAAAAGTCAGGGGGTGTGACCTGGAGAccgatgccgaggagagTGTTGATCTTGAGGCAGAGGTTGTAGCAGAGCTCACGGAAGTCGTTGATCTGGCTTTCGTAAGGGGCTATGGTGGGTGGCATGGGTTGGTCGGCTTTGCCGTTGATGAACTCGCCAAAGTTGAACGCCCTGGACCTACTGTGAGTGATAAAGCTACGATATATTGGGAGGATACTCACTCTTTGAAGTCACCGACCTGTTGCCTGTCAATAGGAGGACGGTACATATCATCATGTGACACTTACACGCTGGGTTGATGGATCCAATGTCTCATACTGCATAGCAGACCAGCCGCGGTTGTTCTTCTGAATAGTACATGCCTGCTTCTCTTCAAGTGGTGCTTTGAAGATCTTCCTGCCCTATGATGGTATGGTTAGATAAGCTTCAGACTCAGCTGTAAAGAAGATGGTACCATATCAAATGCGCCATGTACAGCATCGGCAGGAATATCTTTCCCTGTGTTCTTGATGTATATGAAGCCATGTTCAATGGCGGCCTCCACGAGCTCCTTGGCCACCTGCTCCTGATTCTCCCCCGAGAGGTCAATGACGGGAATCTTTGCAACTTTGTTAGCCATTGAAGCCGTCGTATACCGATCCTGATGTGTTTGTCGAATGTGTCGTGTGTTCCCAGAGACAAATGATTGTTGAGTTGGTTGTTGAGTCAGAAAAGAAGCCGCAGATCGGTCCCGACAGCCGCCGAATGGTCCAACACTAAGTTGCACTGATGATAAGGCAGCGAAGGATGTCAAATAGTTGGACTGGATCGTGTGTCACGATGGAAGCCGGCACGATTCGTAGAGTCAGAAAGTAAATGGATAGTACATAGTCTTGAATTACGTAAACAATATTGCGAGAGCTCAGTTATCCCTCGGCATCAGAGATAGATGATAACCGCCCTCTATCCATGAATGAGATCACATCTCGCGGCCGAATGCGGCCACTGTCAGGGTTGAGGTCTATTTGCAGGAAACGGGATTCAGAGGCCCAGTTAGTGCAACGATATCGGGCTATCGCGTCGGGTGGTAGACGGTCCCGCCAGCTGATTCATGTAAGCAGTAGAAAGCGATCAAAGTGGGTCCGGCAGCACCACGTCACCCGCGAGTTTGGATCGCCAAAACGATAGAGGGCGACCTGGAAGCTTGGGGACGCGATGCCTTCGGGGGTGCTGCGTGCTGTGGCAGGCCAAGCTGCGGCAGGCTTCTGCGCCTCTTGTCTCCTGCTCCAAaatcccatcatcacaaaaTTCCTCATCTCCAAGGCTAAATTGATTTACTCCCCCGAGAATTCGCGCCCATCACCACTTGTTTTTCCCATTTTCCTCACATCCGAAGCAACTATCGTCATTTTGGCCTGCAGCCCCAGCCGAGCATTTTGATTGTCGTATTGGTCGCGCAGCAATTCCCACCCGCCCGGCGCTCGAGCCGTGACTTCATCTTCGAGtctctctccctttccctttcttcaCCTGCGCCTCCGTCGCACCCACAAACCCACCCGCGAATCATTTCTCATCCCAACGCCCGCAGCCACAGTTGGTTGATTCCGCCAAACCTTTGTCGTCGCAGCCATGGCTGCGTCACCCAGCTCCGCCGTCGCCATGTCTGAGGTCGATGCCagttcaccaccgccccaacaccaccatcacatcgAAAAGTCCTTCATGACGGTGGTCACCGATGACGACGGCGACACCAAGATGGCGACGGCTACCCCAGAACCAACCGAGACGCAGCCTCGGGGCAAGAAGCGCGCCCGTGATGATGGCCAGAATGGCAACTCTATCATCGGCAAAGTCAGGCATTTGAAGAAGAACGATGGAGAGCCGCTCTGGCGCGAAGATATCCAATACGACTTTCTCAAGGCCGTCTTCGACAACGAAGACAAGGTCTTCACCAACAGCTACGAACCACAACGTCTGGGCAAGCAATGCTTTGCCGACCTCTACATCGACACGATGGCCAGGAGTAGCAAGACCAGCAAGGTCCTTCGAGACAAGCTGCTTAGTGATCGCGCTGCCGCCAAGGGCATGGCCATGGTCTGCCTCCTGGTCAACATTGGTCGTATGAACACGACCCTTAATTGTACGTTACCGACATTGCTCTGGCGCTTGAATCGTTGCTGACCATCCTACTTGTCACAGTTTTCCCCGAGATGCGAGCCCAGCTCCGAACATACCACGCCATTCCGTCCCTCCAAGCACAAGCAGATTCCAACGCATACAAGCAGCTCCAGGATGCGCCCAGGTTGAAGTCCATCTTGAAGGGCGGTATGGAGGACCGGACAGAGCCCAACTCTCTTGATGCCGTCAAGGCCGTCAACGTGCCGAGAACCAACCCGGTCAACTTGCTGTTCCTGATCTGCAGCAACGCTACTAAGGTTGCTGAGCTGCACTTCCCGCCCGGTGGCGAGTTCCACGATCTCATCATGAAGAAGCAGTTCACCAGTGAGAGCCGCGCGAGGGCCTTTTTGTGGATCATGTGGTTCTACCTGGAGTCCGACTTCACCGAGGAAGGATGCGAAGAGAACCCGTTCGGTGCCGGTGTGGACTACGGTGTTGATGTCGCCAATCAAGGAGTTCCACAGCTGGTGCTCATGTCGGAAGAGGAAATGGCACTCGAAAACGTCGATacagaagaggagaagaggttcgGCCGAGAGAAGCAGGAGATGCGGCGGAAGATCATCGAGGCCGACCAACAGTTCATGGCAGAAAGCCAGACCAAACGAGGAGGTCGAGCTCGCGCCctggcgggagaggaagttGGTCCGAGCACCGGCATCTTACCACGGATTCGCCCTTCTAAGCACGAGAGCGATCATGATAGTGTCAGGTCGACTCCGCCGCGTGCTTTGCTCGGCAGGCCATCCGTTGGCGCCAGCACTGGACGACGTGGTCCCCACTCACTGAAATATGTGGTCGATGGCTCGTCGCCTGGGGGCCCTCAGCTGGAAGGAATCGTTGCTCGGAAACCTCGACCACCGACTGCTCACCAGATAGCTGTTGAGCGCAATAGAAATCAGCGTGTGGAGTACATCTTGGATCGTCGTCTCCGGAAATCCTATCACCAGGCACGAAAGATTCGCCGTGTTGACGGGGCGATTATCCACGCTCTTCAGAGACTGGAGCAGCTGGACGATGAAGACCCTTGGGAGGacagcgaggatgaagacACGGTCAAGATCCACAAGGCGGCCATTGAAAACGCCGGGGTCAATGTTGATACTCACCACTTCCGGGAGAGGGGTTACGGCGGGCTGTGTCAGCTCAAGAATGAGACAGATGACTTTGGCGAGCAGTTCCACGCGTACACTGCTACCCTTCGACGCGTCTCCCGACGGCTCACCCGCTGGGAGAACAGCGATGATCCAAACCTGGGGGTTATCGCGCCGATCAAGCGGCCAAAGGCGACGAATGGAACAGTCAATGGTGATGGTTCCGATGGGGAAGGTGACCAGTCACCTTCCAAGGAACCGATCGACCCCGCGGAGACTGAGGACGAGGCGGAGATGATGTCGGGACGTCAGACCAAGACTGTGCGCCGTCCAAAGGCCAACGGGCTCAACAGGGGTGACACTAATGGTGACACGCccatggaggaggccgaCGACCTGGATGATGTGGATAGGGGGTTGCTCGGtctgggtgatgaggatgagggtgatggtcagggggatgatgatctggatgatgttgagaagaCGCTTCTTGGGTTGGATGGTGATTCGGACTCGGAGTAGAAATCTGACTGTTTTTATCTTGGGCCGAAACCTGGGGTTTTTGTCGGTTTTTGCAAAAGTAATCAAAGAGGATAGACGGAGAAAAATGGGTGGATAAACAGACTACCACACACCCAATGCCTCCTCCATTTCTCATGAActgaggaaaaggggggttgtgtATTACATTTCCTGGGGAGGGGAACTTTTTCACTAGGCTTTGTTCGTCGGGAtcaaaaaagaataaaacGGAGTTTTGGTAAGGGGATTTGCAAGGcgtttgggaggggagggtaaAGGAGGGCAGTTGCCCCTCGAAGGCTGGACTGGAGAGGGCGCGGATGAGCCATGTTGCCCATCGACACCCCCCTGAAGGGCAGTAGGATGGGGTAATCGGGTGCTTGCTTTCATGTGTATACCACCTTTTCTTCATATTCAGCTAGCCAGCGAGAAGAAGAATTACTGTCGTGATAGTTGATTAGTGTGGCAGAAACAACGTGCATTTTCGCTGTAACCTATCTTTTCAATGTTTATTCAGTGATTCCACTACCTGTACCGCAACCTAACGAACAACTACTTCAACATTACAATCAACTCATCCCTCATTCCCtcccattcccacccccagccgCCGCAGGCCCAGGAgcaccaaccaaccacccaaccccactAACCAACGTCCCCATCGCCGCATTCTTCAACTgatccctcttcctcgccctctgttgtccaccctccccgtcatGACTCCCACCAGTAGgactcaccacctcccctccacccgaCCTAGCACTATCCATACTCCCCCTCTCGCTCCCATTcttatccccccccccagccaaaccccccacaacccccctccccaacccccccagcgCCCCCCCAGCAGCCCTCTGTAGCCCACTCAGCGCGCTCAAATTCCTCGGCGCCGTCAACCCCGTCGCCCTCGCCAAATCAAACAAACTCAtcggcgcctcctcctccttacTATCTCGTCCCCTACTGCTCCCACCAACCCGTGCTTGTTTTGCCTTGTTCGTACTGCTAAACCCCCCCGGCATGTTTGTGCCCGAGACACTATCCCCCCTCCaatcccactcctcctctctctcctcctcctgcctaACCTtcacctccagctcctcctccgcccgtCGATAAACATTCAAAATCTCCTGCAGCGTCGCCCCCGGCGCGATCCTCAACGCAACGCTCAAACACTCAATCCTCTGCTCCAAGTGCCTAATCTCTTCGTTCGCGCTCCCGGTCCCAAAATGCGTTGGCTTGGTCGTCCTCGCCGTACGCCGGTACTTCCCCGCCTGCAGCGCCACTCGCCACGAGTAATCATCATTTTGTTGGCCGGTAGCAGGAGAATCGAGACGGGTGACGACAAAAGAGTAGGCTGTCTCGAAATCTTCTTCTGTTAAAGCCGCGTCGATGCACATGGCTGTGATGCGTTGAGACACCTGTTCTGGCGGGTGCGGGAGAGAGGATGgatgagaggaagaagaagattgttTAACCAGCCCGGCTTGGACCATCCGGTTGCCCAGGTCGACAAAGTCCTGGAGCCGGGTGTATGATTTGGGGTTTTGCTCGAGGATTTTGCCAATGATGGAGATCGGATCCGAGTGTACCCGCAGGACAATAGGGGTGAAGGGTTCGCCTTGTTTGAGGACTAGACGGTATTCACTTAGGGCGTGggtggcttggaggagggcctcgactttttgggcgagggggtgggatttggggagggtggaggggaaggctTTGATTCTGAGGGAGGACTATTAGTATGGAGAAAGTGAGAGGAGTTGAGAAGGCGTTGGCTTACATCTCATCACACTTCTTGAGCCCACCGCGAGTGCGGTTGGGATTGGAAGCGTTGTCATAGGCCGTCATGGCGGTGGCGTAGACCGTGTCTTGCAGCACCTTCTCGTCCAGGGGCCGGTCAGGGGCGTCTTCGTACAACGACCGCGCCAAGGAGTAGCCTTTCGGCAGTTAGTAAAGAGAAGAACAGAACCTAGAAGAAACAACCTACGTGTGTTGAAAAGCAACGCCTTGAGaatctcaacctccaaaaactcTTTTTTCAACTTGCTGAACACCCCCTTAGGAGTGGCCTCAAGAGACACCTCCTCAGCACCCCAATCCCGAAGCCAGAGAATCTCATTTctcacccccaaccaaaaTTTATCGTCTGTCTTTGGGCCGTTGTGGTTGAGATGATGAATCAACTTGCTGGCCTGTTCTTTCTGGTCACGTTCGTCTTGTAACAAGGCGAGCTCTCCGGCTCTTCTAATGGTGCAAGCTTGGCCGGCATGGGTGAGAAGATGAGCACTGAGAATCAGTGCCTCCAAGAAAGCGACAGCAGAGTTGTCGGGCGCCGTCAAAATATTCGATGAAGCCAACAGATCATTCCGCATAAACGTCGCGGTtttggtggagatgatgtcCTCAGATATTTGCTCGGCAAGGGGCGGCAGGAGTGTGACAGctgagggaaaagggggcagcGGATCTAGACCGCGGAGGTTCGCAACCTGAGCCGCGATACTATATGCCCCCTCAATCGCCTCAGATGACGCTTCCGGAAGCACATAGGCCGATGCCAATGCTGCCTGCGCATAGGCTCGCTGCACACGgtcttgctgttgctctgTCAACTCCAGCTTCCCCCAGCCGGCCAGGTCAGCATCTCCTGGACCACCCCACTGTTGAATAGCATTGACGGCCACCCTCCAGTTCTTTGACGCTTGCGTGGTGAGCCAGCGAAGAACCTCGTCGTATCCGGCACAAATcccgtcgtcttcctcgccgtTGGGAGAAACGATACTACGTCTCCTGGTCTTCCACTTCTTTTCGTCCACAAGCCATGGACCGATTAGACCCCGCAAGTCTCGTCCTACTACGGGTAAGTCCTCTTCCCTGGCTCCGGTCCGAGACAGTAACAGATTGACGGCAACACGATCTGGGAGTTCCTGAAAAGCAGACAAGGTGTATTGAATTGGATCCTCTGGGTGGTATTCGCAGTTTCGTCGTAAAAGCGGCAAGATTGTCGAGATCAAAAGGGTCCGCACGTATGCCGACTGATCCATGAACGGCAGCAACAAGGTCGGGAGCTCCGCGAGCAAGCcagcctcctcgtccaccttgTATGACCTCCGGACAAGGAAGGAGGTGATAGtgtcatcctcaacctctttTGGTGTATCCTTGAAAGTCAAGGGCAGTAGTCGAAGCTTGCGCACCCGCTTTGTCGCATCCCCCTCGGCTAGCGTCTCTACAGATGAAGCATCGACGTCATGGTTGGTGTTTTCTGAAAGTGTTCCCTTTTCGATCTTCTCGAGAAATCCGACGTATTTGTTTGATTGTAAGGTTTCGGGGAGGTATGTCAGGAGAATGCGCAACACCAGGTCTTTGCGCAGGACAGTGTCATGGCGGGCAGCAAGGACAGCCAAGCTATCGATATCGGCCTGAACAGCAAAGTGCACGGCAAGGAGGACCAGCTTTGCCGGTGATAGTGAGAGGGTCATTATTTTCGAGGCTCCTGTATCCGAGATTCGTACTATCGACCTAGAGAATGAATGGAACGGTGCAAAATCGCATGTCGAATTACGTCGGATAATGCCTTCACATGGCAACTTGTCAGTCAACGACAAGGACACGGAGCTGAGAGCTTCCACAAACAGCAGTTGGGGATCGTGAACACATTCGCTCTTGGCATCTTTCCCCAAGAAAGCGGCAGGGATAGGGGTCAGCCAGCCAATCGAAGGCCGGGCATTTCGCCCGCAGTCCGTCATTGTGGGTCATCCCTGCTGTGGCTTGACCTGCAAAAGTGTGGCTGCCGCTCTCCCGTGCGTGTGTCTGTTGCTGGCCAAGCTCCAAGTGGGAACATCACATTGACTTTGGACGCCGACGACATTCGCGACCTCCCCTCAACTTCCCCTCCTGCCACACCACAAACAGGGAAATTCATAGCCCATCATGGCGTCCGGATACGGCGTGAACGGCGGTGGGTAGCCTGGACACGTCCCAATGGCCTCAATTGGCCCTCACCTAGCAACAGATAAACTAACAATGCCCTCGCAGGCCCGTCTCGGTGCTTCCCCTTCTGGCAGGAGCTGCTCTCGTGCTACGttgtcaacaccaccgaaTTCGATGACTCTGGAAAGGCCAAGTGCGCCGGGCACATGGAGGACTACTACGAGTGCTTGCACCACAGAAAGGAGGTTAGCGACTGCCCCGAGCGCCGGCGCAAACATCATAGGGAACCTCTCGCTGATCGAGATTGTGATACAGGCTGCCAGAGTCAAGGCCCTGCAGGCTGCTTACAGAGctgccgaggccaagaagctgaaAGAGAATCCTCCGAATGCTACGCAAATAAGGAATCTGGGGCTGCTAGACAAGGAGGACGACACAAAGAAGGTGCTTGGATCCAGCTAGAAGGGGCCGATGAGAGAATAGACGTTTTCGATGTGCATATACAATTACTGGCGGTGGTTTGCAAGCCGCCAATGGTGAGAAACGAAGCTGATACATTCATGCTAGTCGAGCTCTGGAAAATGGTGACTTGTTCGTTGATAatgggttgggtttgctTTGTGCTGCGGTAGGCCAAGTGAAGCATATCTTCTGAACCATTGAGAGAGCTTTGCAGGGCTCGGATGTAAACAAATACCGGGAGCAACTCAGTAGAGCCCAGGAGCCAGAACCTGAAGGGCAGAGCCTGTGTCTCCGCAAACCATGCTCCGAGTGGAAACTTCACCTGCGTGCCTTCCATCTTGTCTGGTCTGGCAGTGAGTGCATTCACTTCTCTCAGGTTTGGCCCTTCCTTTCCAGCgactttccttcttctcgaccaGGCTGTCGACCATTTTGGTTCCTGCTTGCATCTTGTTTGCGCATCCGGGAAGCCTTCAGGCCCACAGAGTCGCCTTTTCTTTCGACATTTCATTTCCTCCAGTCACTCGTTGATTTCCTTCAAGATGCCTAGCCTCCGAGGCATCGAGATTTCCATCTCTACGAGCTCAGACGATGAACGAATCCCCGAGTACCCGCATCCAGAAGGTTCAAGATGTCCAGCTCGTAGCTTCTCTCAGACTGTTCCCGACGATATACCCAAGAGCTTGGCCACGACCTTTCACCCAACCCCGGCTCAGTACCACAAGTATGGGCCGTCAGTGTCTGTCTACATTCCATCTGTTTCTGGTGAGATTTTCGACCGAAGATGGTGCAAAGGCATCCGCTAATTCGGTCCAGGAACTCGTTTCTCAATCAACTATGCCGTCAAtgctccgccgccttccccTTGCAAGTTTGTTTTCTTTCGACTCTACATGAACGCCAGGCCCATTTCCGCCTGGGGGATTGAACCAGCTGTCAAGGATAATGGAAGGGTAGTCAAGTCCCTCTGGGCGCCAACATCTCGATACATGGACCAAGTCGGGATCGAAAGCCGCAACTTCGTCTTCTTGCCAGGCCAGGAGCACAAATCTGTGGCAGAGGATGGCGGTTTGATTGAGATACAAGCCTTTCGCGCTAAAGCACGGCGGGCTAGAGCTCCAAAGCTGGAAGAATATCGACTCCAAGACAACTATGGCATAGCGTAAGTGTCTTTGACTGCGAGTTGTCAATTCTGTCCCCTAACTTCAATGCTAGGGCTCCCAGTGTTGGTCTTGTTGAACAACCTCAAGACATGTGTTACTACACCTTCATATTGATGGATCCCAAGGAGTCACCCTTTGCCTCGTTCCGTTTTCACTACCGCACCTGGAGTAACCTCGAGCAGCTGAACTTGATCCCCACAAAGGAGCTCAACTTTCTCCGAAACATCTCGCCAAACACAAAGCGTGATAGCGGCCCAAGTATCGACTTCACCGAGAACGGTTCATCGGAAGAGGTTCGGTCTCCTTTGGAGAATTCGGATGAGGCAGTCTTTGACGACAGCGAAGAGGCGGAACAAGAAAACGTATTGCGTCGCAAACCCTCCGTCTACGTGCTCAACACGCCACCCGAGCGGTTCCAGGTTTCCACATCCAAGGCTGTGCTGCCCCAGCCGAGCAAAGCACTTAGGGATTGCTACCGTGAGTCGTATCTCCAGCGCCCTCTGCCAGAACTCCCCATTCACCAGCCTACTGGCAGACCTTCACGACGATCCTCGGCTGCATCTGCCGTCTCCGCAGTGTCGGGAGCTCCCTCGATAACGCCTTCGCTTTGCCAACATATCGACGATGACTCTTTTAGTTTGGATAACACCGAGTTTGGCGTTGCAGCGGTGGCGAAGAGGGTTAGGTCGCCCGAGTCTGTGAGGCAGCTTGTCACCCCTGAGGCGGATGAgaatgttgatgttggcaacGAAGAGGAGTATTCGATTTCCAATTATGAAATGTCGCCTCTTTCGACGAATGGATCGATCACCGAGTCGAGGTTGTCTCCTGGGGGGTATTACCCGATGACGGGAAGCAAGTTTGATAATGGACTGGCGAGTTTTTCGCCACCGCATCGACACCAAGCTGCTTACCC
Proteins encoded in this window:
- a CDS encoding hypothetical protein (EggNog:ENOG503P14B; COG:S), giving the protein MTDCGRNARPSIGWLTPIPAAFLGKDAKSECVHDPQLLFVEALSSVSLSLTDKLPCEGIIRRNSTCDFAPFHSFSRSIVRISDTGASKIMTLSLSPAKLVLLAVHFAVQADIDSLAVLAARHDTVLRKDLVLRILLTYLPETLQSNKYVGFLEKIEKGTLSENTNHDVDASSVETLAEGDATKRVRKLRLLPLTFKDTPKEVEDDTITSFLVRRSYKVDEEAGLLAELPTLLLPFMDQSAYVRTLLISTILPLLRRNCEYHPEDPIQYTLSAFQELPDRVAVNLLLSRTGAREEDLPVVGRDLRGLIGPWLVDEKKWKTRRRSIVSPNGEEDDGICAGYDEVLRWLTTQASKNWRVAVNAIQQWGGPGDADLAGWGKLELTEQQQDRVQRAYAQAALASAYVLPEASSEAIEGAYSIAAQVANLRGLDPLPPFPSAVTLLPPLAEQISEDIISTKTATFMRNDLLASSNILTAPDNSAVAFLEALILSAHLLTHAGQACTIRRAGELALLQDERDQKEQASKLIHHLNHNGPKTDDKFWLGVRNEILWLRDWGAEEVSLEATPKGVFSKLKKEFLEVEILKALLFNTRYSLARSLYEDAPDRPLDEKVLQDTVYATAMTAYDNASNPNRTRGGLKKCDEIIKAFPSTLPKSHPLAQKVEALLQATHALSEYRLVLKQGEPFTPIVLRVHSDPISIIGKILEQNPKSYTRLQDFVDLGNRMVQAGLVKQSSSSSHPSSLPHPPEQVSQRITAMCIDAALTEEDFETAYSFVVTRLDSPATGQQNDDYSWRVALQAGKYRRTARTTKPTHFGTGSANEEIRHLEQRIECLSVALRIAPGATLQEILNVYRRAEEELEVKVRQEEEREEEWDWRGDSVSGTNMPGGFSSTNKAKQARVGGSSRGRDSKEEEAPMSLFDLARATGLTAPRNLSALSGLQRAAGGALGGLGRGVVGGLAGGGDKNGSERGSMDSARSGGGEVVSPTGGSHDGEGGQQRARKRDQLKNAAMGTLVSGVGWLVGAPGPAAAGGGNGRE
- a CDS encoding hypothetical protein (EggNog:ENOG503P55N; COG:C) — protein: MASGYGVNGGPSRCFPFWQELLSCYVVNTTEFDDSGKAKCAGHMEDYYECLHHRKEAARVKALQAAYRAAEAKKLKENPPNATQIRNLGLLDKEDDTKKVLGSS
- a CDS encoding hypothetical protein (EggNog:ENOG503NXS0; COG:S), which encodes MAASPSSAVAMSEVDASSPPPQHHHHIEKSFMTVVTDDDGDTKMATATPEPTETQPRGKKRARDDGQNGNSIIGKVRHLKKNDGEPLWREDIQYDFLKAVFDNEDKVFTNSYEPQRLGKQCFADLYIDTMARSSKTSKVLRDKLLSDRAAAKGMAMVCLLVNIGRMNTTLNFFPEMRAQLRTYHAIPSLQAQADSNAYKQLQDAPRLKSILKGGMEDRTEPNSLDAVKAVNVPRTNPVNLLFLICSNATKVAELHFPPGGEFHDLIMKKQFTSESRARAFLWIMWFYLESDFTEEGCEENPFGAGVDYGVDVANQGVPQLVLMSEEEMALENVDTEEEKRFGREKQEMRRKIIEADQQFMAESQTKRGGRARALAGEEVGPSTGILPRIRPSKHESDHDSVRSTPPRALLGRPSVGASTGRRGPHSLKYVVDGSSPGGPQLEGIVARKPRPPTAHQIAVERNRNQRVEYILDRRLRKSYHQARKIRRVDGAIIHALQRLEQLDDEDPWEDSEDEDTVKIHKAAIENAGVNVDTHHFRERGYGGLCQLKNETDDFGEQFHAYTATLRRVSRRLTRWENSDDPNLGVIAPIKRPKATNGTVNGDGSDGEGDQSPSKEPIDPAETEDEAEMMSGRQTKTVRRPKANGLNRGDTNGDTPMEEADDLDDVDRGLLGLGDEDEGDGQGDDDLDDVEKTLLGLDGDSDSE
- a CDS encoding hypothetical protein (EggNog:ENOG503NWSS; COG:Q), which encodes MANKVAKIPVIDLSGENQEQVAKELVEAAIEHGFIYIKNTGKDIPADAVHGAFDMGRKIFKAPLEEKQACTIQKNNRGWSAMQYETLDPSTQRVGDFKESRAFNFGEFINGKADQPMPPTIAPYESQINDFRELCYNLCLKINTLLGIGLQVTPPDFFKNAHVRERGASGTILRFLYYPPHSDTPDANREEDVRAGAHSDYGSMTLLFRLKGQAGLEILTQDGKTWAPVPVVPPGTENDPSPPILLNIGDLLSYWTNGLLRSTVHRVVFPGPGKTSVAGETDTEPRYSIAFFCHPVGTTLLEPVPSERVRNHEEDAQAKQGNPYAERKVLTADEHLHMRLKASYLQLYKDKE
- a CDS encoding hypothetical protein (EggNog:ENOG503P3PU), which translates into the protein MPSLRGIEISISTSSDDERIPEYPHPEGSRCPARSFSQTVPDDIPKSLATTFHPTPAQYHKYGPSVSVYIPSVSGTRFSINYAVNAPPPSPCKFVFFRLYMNARPISAWGIEPAVKDNGRVVKSLWAPTSRYMDQVGIESRNFVFLPGQEHKSVAEDGGLIEIQAFRAKARRARAPKLEEYRLQDNYGIAAPSVGLVEQPQDMCYYTFILMDPKESPFASFRFHYRTWSNLEQLNLIPTKELNFLRNISPNTKRDSGPSIDFTENGSSEEVRSPLENSDEAVFDDSEEAEQENVLRRKPSVYVLNTPPERFQVSTSKAVLPQPSKALRDCYRESYLQRPLPELPIHQPTGRPSRRSSAASAVSAVSGAPSITPSLCQHIDDDSFSLDNTEFGVAAVAKRVRSPESVRQLVTPEADENVDVGNEEEYSISNYEMSPLSTNGSITESRLSPGGYYPMTGSKFDNGLASFSPPHRHQAAYPLRQYTRPPSVSFFHPQQENHHQNIDQLITQQETLTLTEAQWMSRSPSPPQTTQGGDDGRRRVWSPKAAERVGSRGGLFSGLKKKKFSASPRKLAQMVRRRELSVGNKGETGSEGSGERVGNWI